In Vigna radiata var. radiata cultivar VC1973A unplaced genomic scaffold, Vradiata_ver6 scaffold_401, whole genome shotgun sequence, a genomic segment contains:
- the LOC106778337 gene encoding uncharacterized protein LOC106778337 — translation MEEVNVVQTKGGTVSVASAFAGHQEAIQSRDYKFLRIAVEEAYKGVECEDGGPFGAIIVCNDEVVASCHNMVLRNTDPTAHAEVTAIRKACEKLKQIELSECEIYASCEPCPMCFGAIHLSRVKRLVYGAKAEAAIAIGFDDFISDALRGTGFYQKAQLEIKRADGKEANIAEEVFQKTKEKFRMY, via the exons ATGGAAGAAGTTAACG TGGTTCAAACCAAGGGTGGAACAGTTTCAGTAGCTTCTGCATTTGCTGGGCATCAGGAAG CTATTCAGAGCAGAGATTACAAATTTTTAAGAATTGCTGTTGAAGAAGCATATAAAGGGGTAGAGTGTGAAGATGGTGGTCCATTTGGTGCAATTATAGTTTGCAACGATGAAGTAGTTGCCAGTTGCCACAACATGGTGCTGAGGAACACAGATCCTACTGCTCATGCAGAAGTAACTGCTATAAGAAAG GCTTGTGAAAAGCTAAAGCAGATAGAACTTTCAGAGTGTGAAATATACGCTTCGTGTGAACCTTGCCCAATGTGCTTTGGAGCAATTCATCTTTCACGAGTTAAG AGACTGGTTTATGGAGCAAAGGCAGAAGCAGCAATTGCGATTGGATTTGATGACTTTATTTCAGATGCATTGAGAGGAACTGGATTCTATCAGAAAGCACAGCTTGAAATTAAAAGGGCTGATGGCAAAGAGGCTAACATTGCTGAAGAAGTTTTTcagaaaacaaaggaaaaattcAGAATGTATTAG